The genomic window cataacttcgtaatctcaatggtttgtgatagaaccataacacaatgatctttacacagttcaacctgtattataaatccagtagactcatgtccttgtcgtttatataaatctattaatgcttgtcaagttccttgtatctagttagctcactgcgtacttaggatcagacaaaagagttcactaatggtactagaaaataggagatcgcgttagtcttgggaaaacgacttccgaacaccaatatatattgtacaaagaagttaccatatcctccgtacaaagcaggcattaagaacataaagatcatagctaggccatgtatcgttattatcacattataagtagctatcgtctctgtacaaatgatccgcgatccagaactgtataactcaaatcgaataaacaaagacattatagttctagaatactgaagatgactcggttatgagatacagacaaccaagttctttatgattgcagtacaccaccacccactggactgcttaagacagctaaaagtgttggatttcaatatcacggtaatcatgtttgcttggaagctgt from Besnoitia besnoiti strain Bb-Ger1 chromosome Unknown contig00197, whole genome shotgun sequence includes these protein-coding regions:
- a CDS encoding uncharacterized protein (encoded by transcript BESB_033340); the encoded protein is MSLFIRFELYSSGSRIICTETIATYNVIITIHGLAMIFMFLMPALYGGYGNFFVQYILVFGSRFPKTNAISYFLVPLVNSFV